A section of the Meiothermus cerbereus DSM 11376 genome encodes:
- a CDS encoding phosphoadenosine phosphosulfate reductase family protein, giving the protein MYCKGAQMEPKPVRHVLSLSGGKDSTALAVYMRDKVPEMEYVFMDTGEELPETYEYLDKLEAYLGKPVVRLNPDRPFSHYLDIYRGVLPDPRTRWCTRMLKIKPFERYVGDDPVISYLAIRADELHRKGYISTKPNITAVYPFIDDSIVKHDVYRILEESGLGLPEYYKWRSRSGCYFCFFQQRIEWVGLLENHPDYFEKAKGFERVDIATGQTFTWNARESLEDLQRPERIAQIKEQHEKRTQQRPVRLLGSLTEMLADEEEENQSCLVCHL; this is encoded by the coding sequence ATGTACTGCAAAGGAGCACAAATGGAGCCAAAGCCTGTTCGACACGTTCTTTCACTTTCTGGCGGCAAAGACAGCACTGCGCTCGCTGTGTATATGCGGGACAAGGTTCCAGAAATGGAATATGTATTCATGGATACTGGGGAAGAGCTACCGGAAACATACGAATATCTCGATAAACTCGAGGCTTATTTAGGAAAGCCGGTGGTTCGTTTGAATCCAGATCGGCCTTTCTCCCATTATCTGGACATTTACCGTGGTGTTTTACCCGATCCAAGAACCCGCTGGTGTACACGAATGCTTAAAATCAAGCCATTTGAGCGTTATGTCGGAGATGATCCCGTAATCAGCTACCTTGCCATAAGGGCGGATGAGTTGCATAGAAAAGGATATATATCAACTAAACCCAATATAACGGCAGTTTATCCCTTTATTGATGACAGCATCGTGAAGCATGATGTGTACAGAATTTTGGAAGAGAGCGGGCTAGGCTTGCCTGAGTACTATAAATGGCGCTCGAGATCTGGATGTTACTTTTGTTTTTTTCAACAGAGAATTGAGTGGGTTGGTCTGTTAGAAAATCATCCCGATTACTTTGAAAAAGCGAAAGGATTTGAACGAGTTGATATCGCAACGGGTCAAACCTTCACATGGAATGCAAGAGAGAGCTTGGAAGATTTACAGCGTCCAGAGCGCATTGCCCAAATCAAAGAACAACATGAAAAGCGAACCCAGCAAAGGCCGGTCAGGCTATTGGGTAGCTTGACAGAAATGTTGGCTGACGAGGAAGAGGAGAATCAATCATGTTTGGTATGTCATCTGTAG